The Bombus terrestris chromosome 6, iyBomTerr1.2, whole genome shotgun sequence DNA window ATTAtctcattttttgttttttttttttttaatttattctccATACAACTTCTCAATAAATACAGATTCCTGATCACCAAAAATTCTTTATGCTCTTCGCTTCTTCCATCCAACTTCACGCCTAACATTATTTCAGTCCCCAAAAAAATATATCCTCGATATAACTTTCTCAATAAAGAAGGTTCCAGCTCACCAAAACTCTTTTATATTCCCAGCTTCTTCCATCCTAGTTCACAATATAAGATCACGCACTTGATATTATTTCAGTGTTGAAGCAATCTCATCGTATGTTTCCAGGTGGTTTCGCCGCAGGCAGCCGCGAGAGATGTGGTCACGCACGCGATTCTTGCTCCTGGCGTGGATGATCGCGTTGCTGGCTGGTGTACAGCTCAGCAACGGGTCGCAGAGGCCGCGTCTCGGCGGCGCCGTCAACATCTTCAGCCGTTACGGTTACCTCAGCATCAGCATGAGAGTGGTCCCCAGAAACGACACCGACACTTGGATCTTCCGAGAACCGACCCTAGATGTTTTCAGGAATCCAACCCCCATAACGACCAAACAACGCCAACAGGCAGCGGTGTTCGATGGAGACTTTCATATGGAGTTCTGCGATAATGTTCGTCAACTTCTGCAAGCTTACTTCCGGGACTTCAAGTTTGAACGATTGGAAAGCCCATGGCGAGCGTTTAGCGCCAGCTGGTCCAAGGCGGCCATTGCTCGTCATTTGGGCATCAACTCGTCGTTCATCACCGGTGAACATTGTTACGTGCTGGTACGCGTTGCCAGGTTCCGTGAGAATCAGAAATTGGCTGTTACAGCAGACTCGATGATTCTGGACGAGGCTGTTCTCCGGGAAACAGAAAACGTCACGGTTGGAGATACTGCCAGCGTGGTTCGGTTCATCAAGCACTTCGGATCGCATTATATTGCTGCTTATGTCACTGGCAATTCTTTGTATCAGGTAAAGATGTTTATGTTCACTGTTTTAGCgtatagtaattattattaaatggtTTTGTTATTAAACCGTAAAATGTAGAAACTCTAAATCATAGAACTTAGAACATTCTAGGTAATAATTAGATCCTTGATCATCGATCATTTCATCTTACCAAACGTTCCTCCGTTCTTCTGGGAAAAATTACACAGACGATCCTTGGCGTGTAACAACAAATACTTTAGCCTTGGTACATCTCTTCTTGACTACTTGCGCAAGATCAATGATTTATGGGTGCATAAAATTTATTGCTTTAAGCTTTACTTCCGAGAATCAATTTGAATCTCTAGCTAGCACCATCGAATCATCTCCACTCACATCGCGTTACAAAACGTTACCAAAGAAATCCTGCTTCAATGGTTATTTGCTCCTCCCACGCAATCAAAATTATAGTCTGAAGAAACAGACGTGTGTACACTTTTATCTGCCTCTTACCAATGTATAAACCTTAAAGACCAGTTTCAAGGTTTACGAATAGAATGACGACACCAAATAATCTGATGAACACTCGGAATAAGTATTAGAAACAAGAACAGGATATGTAAAAATAAGTGACCACCGTTAATTCGTTGATTACCTAGATAATTACAAACATAAATCCTACGTATCTTATACAGGATATGGTATGAGGAAGCAGAAGGCTAGTGATTAGAAGATGGCAATAAAATTAGTTCGTCAACGACTTAACTTTCTTCtctgtaatattttaataaaagtttttaaGTTTCACCgtaaaaaatatcgataatttgaAAAGTCTGCATATATATAAGTACTTTCTCTATGTAGATTTACCTTTCTCACGTTTCCTTGATTCCTTGATACCTTGTGCTAAATTATATGTACCTACCTTAAAATTTTTAAAGTGTTTTTATTCCTTCTAGGTGTTCGTGTATACGCAACAAGCATATCTACGTATCAAAGAGCGGCTAAAGACTCGTGGTGTAGCAGATTTATCGAATATCGAGTTGAGCAACTATTTTTCGCCGTGGTACGCGGAGCACATGGGCTCGATACAAGCAGCGAGCGGAAACCGCACCGTCGAGGCTTGGGCGGTAGAACGGCTTCGAAACCAATACTACATTTTCTCGTATGCCAGCTTGCTGAAATTACACGGTGATGCGATGTTGCTAAAGCAACTGGACGGTTTGTTGGAGAACGAAGCGTTACTACAGCTTCAACTGAAGACGCTCGCGCCGATCTTCAAAGATCCTCAACGACGTGAATGGTTCCTCGAGGTGATCGACAATTACTTTACGTTATGGGAGGTGAACATGTGAAGTAGAACGAGACATGTCCCGAAAGGAGAACATTGATATACCTCCGATTCACTTACGTAAAATTACGTACCGGTATGATCTGTACGTGGAAGACCACGCGTATACGCGTACGTATTTAATTTAGAAGACGTCGGCCGATGACTTCGACGTGAAACGATCATTCGTCGTTGTGAAACGATTCCTAGTGCTCGAAGAGTCGTTAGTCACGGTCCGCTGGAAGTTCACTATTGTTTCTCCGTTAAACGGATGCTAGATTTTCATAGAGAAACGCCCAactactatattattattaaataagtatttattatattataatcgataatagaaaacatttttatacaaacgttttaaatatatatgtacatcacAAGCAATTTTCGTAGAAGTGACTGAAAAATGCGCGACGTCCTGCTTCCATGTTTGTCGTTTCGCTTTTGATAccggtttaataaatttatgttgCAATCCCGTTTAAGCTCTTCAAGGGCGTAGCGACAAACGCAGAAACAGAACTCGtgaccttttttcttctttctcacgTTGATTTTCTTCTCAAGCGTGTTCGAACTTTGATAAACcgatgtttttaaaaataaatctacgcattgtgtattttataatacGTTCTATCCTTACGAACTTATGGACGTtaccgtttctttttttttaatcgaaatgAATCGATATGAGTATTCGAGTATAAAAGAATGGTTAGTTCGTATGTTTCGTACGAACAAgcaaaagttattttattggcACGATGGAACGACTGATGAATAGAACTTATAGAAAAAGTCAGTTTATTTGATCTTGTTAAGcattaaatgttattatatcttatttttatgcTTGCTTATCTTTTGTCTTTCCTCTTAAAGAACTATAACAATAAACGTAATAAAAGTGCGAAACAagttcgttaaaaaattccagaacgtttaaatgttttttaaaagaaaattatttgattgAAGATTAAAACTACACCTAGGTGTATtgtcaaaattaatatttttatacaaaattcgattatatattctatatccTGGAACTGACTTTTGTGCTGACGAAAGAAACTTGAAGAATGTTTACCTACTTGttcttataaaattttgtaaatacacTATATGTAAAAGTTTCTATTTCTTATTAGATCGCATCCAGGAGTGCGATTAAAATTCTACAAGATACAATCATTTAAATGAACTGcgttttattatgtatatataaaattttatataaatcgatGAATTCGGATTCTTCAAGCTTCGCTGCGAATTAACATAttacaaacaaaatataatgataattatGAACGAAGTTCTGTGTAAAAGGAcaggtttcttttttaaatttcatcgtTTCTAACTTGCATGACATTCTTCTAAGGAAATGCGCAACAATTGTAAGTGGATTGACCTATCTCCAGAAATATTGACTGTGGTAAGATTATTCAATTCTATTCATATACTATGTTAATACTTAGATTCAAAATTCGAATATCACATTGTCTATTAACAGTGATATTGATTTAAAGTCGAGATAAAAGGAAATCTCATCACTAGCTACGTTTCGCTATAAATTCGTGAACGAACATTTGTGCATTAAGTTTAATCGGTCTTTTTAAAGGTGTGCAATTTTGCAGATGCTTGTTGCTCTCTACCTAATTTTCTTCCATTAACAACCAATATAACTGGAGTTTCGACGCGTATAGATTTGAAGTCAAAATCCTGAAAAAGTATATAGTTGTATAACCGttaattttaaaagaagcatatatATCAGTACAATAATACTAACGTTATCGAGATAAGAAAACTTATGATGAATCACACATGGTTCAGGTATAGCAACAGAATCTCCTACGGTTACTCCACGACCTTTAGCAAGATTGTATACTGTTACAACAATACACATTTTTTCTTCGTCCACGAGACAAAACGCGCTAAAATATTGGATACGTATTTGTTAATCATGATCATAAATTACATTCCTTGTTTGTTGTAATCAAAGTAAGGAAACTGAAAAACAGACTTACAAAGGTACACAATCGGTGTCTTGTATCCAACATACTACTTTCCCAAATATAACTTTTTCTGGATTTAGCCCAAGGACTAGGTCTTTAAGTAATACTAAATCTAATTTTACAGTCTTTTGGCCAGATGTGAAAGAGCCACCTTTGTATGGTCCCAAATGTTTAACATCCAATGCCTACATTTAATCAGAAACCTATAAATATGTATAGGTACCAGCATCATGTATTAAGTTTATAGAatcttataaaatgaaacaaatcttGAAATCACATTGTcattataaaaacaaatatattatttaagaaatttagaTACCCTTATCATTTGGTACAATCTTTTCGGTTTTACTCTTCCATTATTATTTACTGAATTTTGTAcatcttttaaatattgtaacaattcATCCCTTTTGTTATGAGGTGTTTCCCATACTGGATCTAGTAGTATTGCCCTCTCAAAAGATTTTAATGCTAAACTATATTCTTCTTGATACTTTAAGGCCTAttgttgtaatttatttacatgaaTACCAGAAATTAAAGTTCATTGATATTGTATCGGAAATAATAAAATGCTTACCACTGCCTTATTGTGAAATAAATCAGGATTACTTCCTGCTACAATATCTTTTTCCTAAAAACAATTCCAATATGTTTATTGCTAGCCAacgatgaaagtttaaaattgtcATAATCTAACTTACTGCTTGTGTATAAGCTGACATGCAAAGTCGTAAAGTTGCAGGATTTTGTGCTATTGTAAAAAAGGAAGACAAATAAGCATTTCCTAAGATTGCCCAAGAAATACCATCTGATGTATCAAGACTGACAGCTTCCTTAGCATATTCCACTCCCTTCTGTATATTTTGTATTCGTTGTTCAGTATTAGGGACTGGTTCTTGTCTGAGTACCATCGATAAATTTCTTAAGGATACTTTATTTCTACcctacaatatttattattgcattTCAATTATACATTACACAATTATAAAGCAGGAAGATGGTAATG harbors:
- the LOC100649842 gene encoding tetratricopeptide repeat protein 5, with product MSAIIDDKVVAGAKSANIVKEDPIVALTEKVNALYFFRDHYFENHSIEEAIKKNGDVEKEMKDTLSKLDECKGYEIDGSRAKYYYLKGKALNVTERFIPQAEELLTKAVKLEPNLVEAWNELGECYWKNDDIQQAKNCFVGALRHGRNKVSLRNLSMVLRQEPVPNTEQRIQNIQKGVEYAKEAVSLDTSDGISWAILGNAYLSSFFTIAQNPATLRLCMSAYTQAEKDIVAGSNPDLFHNKAVALKYQEEYSLALKSFERAILLDPVWETPHNKRDELLQYLKDVQNSVNNNGRVKPKRLYQMIRALDVKHLGPYKGGSFTSGQKTVKLDLVLLKDLVLGLNPEKVIFGKVVCWIQDTDCVPFAFCLVDEEKMCIVVTVYNLAKGRGVTVGDSVAIPEPCVIHHKFSYLDNDFDFKSIRVETPVILVVNGRKLGREQQASAKLHTFKKTD
- the LOC100649534 gene encoding torso-like protein: MWSRTRFLLLAWMIALLAGVQLSNGSQRPRLGGAVNIFSRYGYLSISMRVVPRNDTDTWIFREPTLDVFRNPTPITTKQRQQAAVFDGDFHMEFCDNVRQLLQAYFRDFKFERLESPWRAFSASWSKAAIARHLGINSSFITGEHCYVLVRVARFRENQKLAVTADSMILDEAVLRETENVTVGDTASVVRFIKHFGSHYIAAYVTGNSLYQVFVYTQQAYLRIKERLKTRGVADLSNIELSNYFSPWYAEHMGSIQAASGNRTVEAWAVERLRNQYYIFSYASLLKLHGDAMLLKQLDGLLENEALLQLQLKTLAPIFKDPQRREWFLEVIDNYFTLWEVNM